In one Brevibacterium sp. CBA3109 genomic region, the following are encoded:
- a CDS encoding DUF3107 domain-containing protein has product MEIKIGVKQSPREIVMESDETPKDLAARLEESVKAESLLSFTDLKGRQVFVPASALAYVEIGTEAARRVGFGA; this is encoded by the coding sequence ATGGAAATCAAGATCGGCGTCAAGCAGTCACCGCGCGAAATCGTCATGGAATCTGACGAGACCCCGAAGGATCTTGCCGCGCGCCTCGAAGAATCCGTCAAGGCCGAATCGCTGCTGTCCTTCACAGACCTGAAGGGACGCCAGGTATTCGTCCCGGCATCCGCTCTGGCCTATGTCGAGATCGGCACGGAAGCTGCCCGTCGCGTCGGGTTCGGCGCCTGA
- a CDS encoding PD-(D/E)XK nuclease family protein: protein MDEVTEEIGAKLLAGKSVTVVGRPGTGKTTMLESVYAQLMSAVSPASVLVLTPNRDHADVLRNRLAVPKDAVLASAPARSISSFAYGIARAAHTTQTGDDLEFISGADQDVFLADLLAGHELGHGRGPSWPAEITAEVRSTSAFRTEVRDFLNRVMEFDFGVRVPAPVAGGGPDRAPEFVFDFGRSVLDRALERHHDPRWEAVAQVLDEYLDIMSMPGYGGTDSATVLARAAFEVLREPAEVTAGRAWTFAPDVVPAVVLADGVQDFPAASWGLLEQLRERGSALALFGSPETVTGRFHGADASIIDRSAADNSFTTVILPEVKSTGSDILDVSDDFGRRITTRWGLRHMPRLSSGPDISDDSSAVADVPAQAAAHTADDSVFTSVRHVPETVETHVFEGAASSYRYLARRVTNFVEDGHAWSDVAVLCRNTSTARVVANELSASGVATANIMQPLSIDPATAPLLELLSRTPDFADDESIAAQALALAGSVYVRLDPVQIRRFKRVVRKKFPAANSSTSLAQALRSDVDGSSPTGLTTISRMLRAAAEVRSVDPHQALWMIWEASGVAEKWQSEALRDPESVANSHLDSVLRLFTLAQKISDRGGFTARSFAGIVAEQDIAQDSLAARAGTDDHVQVGTPSSLAHLRVPLVIIAEVNEGVWPNPKIRGGILGLDDLSAVLATGETASGDPGYHSHAKRKNLREEGELFYTALTRAEEHIIVTAISDAESNPSPFFDVIAARTAKGTEDADSYAITHEDELLPLSLAEMAAHTRARLLRAAADPGQNTPVEDLENVEDWAQLMAALTATSATVEPPERWRETEDITSSEPLYTSEDTVRVSPSQVETFTDCSLRWFLTRNGGDRPGSMAQSLGTIIHAAAENFPTGPTSAIREYVDKEFTTLEFDAEWERDREHTLAMKMADRLGEYIKTAPGEPLGVEAQVYATGVDDKGQEWKVTGRVDRLEQTPDGIRIVDFKTGKNVVKGKEMPRHAQLGVYQETINSGTITIGEEQIIDAKAYGAELVFLRNSKQTTREQSALEIDDDPGWARDLINDVSDGMRAAEFPARVEPQKCLSCPVRTSCPAIGPQTLEES, encoded by the coding sequence ATGGATGAAGTGACTGAGGAGATCGGCGCGAAACTGCTCGCGGGGAAGTCAGTGACGGTCGTCGGGCGCCCTGGGACGGGCAAGACAACGATGCTCGAATCCGTGTACGCGCAGCTGATGTCCGCTGTCAGTCCCGCATCGGTGCTTGTTCTCACGCCCAATCGCGATCATGCCGACGTACTGCGCAATCGCCTCGCCGTACCCAAAGACGCCGTGCTGGCGTCTGCTCCCGCGCGAAGCATCTCATCGTTCGCCTACGGAATTGCGCGCGCAGCTCACACGACGCAGACCGGCGATGACCTCGAGTTCATCTCGGGCGCCGATCAGGACGTGTTCCTTGCCGATCTCCTGGCCGGCCACGAGCTCGGCCACGGCCGTGGGCCTTCCTGGCCGGCCGAGATCACCGCGGAGGTGCGATCCACCTCGGCGTTTCGGACCGAGGTCCGTGACTTCCTCAACCGAGTCATGGAGTTCGACTTCGGTGTGCGGGTTCCTGCTCCGGTCGCCGGCGGTGGACCCGATCGGGCTCCCGAGTTCGTGTTCGATTTCGGACGCAGTGTTCTCGATCGTGCGCTTGAGAGGCATCATGATCCGCGGTGGGAAGCTGTGGCCCAGGTTCTCGACGAATACCTCGACATCATGAGCATGCCCGGCTATGGAGGAACCGACTCTGCGACTGTCCTGGCGCGAGCAGCGTTCGAAGTTCTGCGTGAACCCGCCGAGGTGACCGCGGGCCGAGCCTGGACCTTCGCTCCCGATGTGGTGCCCGCAGTGGTCCTTGCCGATGGAGTTCAGGACTTCCCCGCTGCGAGCTGGGGTCTGCTTGAGCAGCTGCGTGAGCGCGGGAGTGCTCTGGCGCTGTTCGGCAGTCCAGAGACCGTGACCGGACGCTTCCACGGAGCAGATGCCTCGATCATTGATCGCAGTGCTGCCGATAACAGTTTCACAACCGTGATCCTGCCCGAAGTGAAGAGCACAGGATCCGACATCCTCGACGTCAGCGATGACTTCGGTCGCCGCATCACCACACGGTGGGGCCTGCGCCATATGCCGCGACTCAGCAGCGGGCCGGACATCTCAGACGACAGCTCGGCTGTCGCTGATGTTCCCGCCCAGGCCGCCGCCCATACCGCAGACGACTCTGTCTTCACGTCCGTGCGTCACGTGCCTGAGACGGTGGAGACCCATGTGTTCGAGGGAGCCGCTTCGAGCTATCGGTACCTGGCGCGGAGAGTGACGAACTTCGTCGAAGACGGACATGCGTGGTCGGACGTGGCCGTGCTGTGTCGGAACACGTCGACAGCCCGAGTCGTCGCGAACGAGCTGAGTGCTTCAGGCGTGGCGACCGCGAATATCATGCAGCCTCTCAGCATCGACCCGGCTACCGCGCCGCTGCTCGAGCTGCTTTCACGCACCCCGGACTTCGCTGACGACGAATCGATAGCTGCACAGGCTCTGGCCTTGGCCGGAAGCGTCTATGTCCGCCTCGACCCGGTGCAGATCAGACGATTCAAGCGCGTGGTGAGGAAGAAATTTCCGGCAGCGAACAGTTCGACCTCCCTGGCACAGGCGCTGCGCAGCGATGTCGACGGCTCATCCCCGACGGGACTGACCACGATCTCACGGATGCTGCGAGCAGCAGCCGAGGTGCGGTCGGTCGACCCGCACCAGGCACTGTGGATGATCTGGGAGGCCTCGGGCGTCGCGGAAAAGTGGCAGTCAGAGGCGCTTCGCGACCCAGAGTCCGTGGCCAATTCGCACCTGGACTCGGTGCTGCGGCTGTTCACCTTGGCACAGAAGATCTCCGATCGCGGAGGATTCACAGCGCGCTCGTTCGCCGGGATCGTGGCAGAGCAGGATATTGCGCAGGATTCCCTGGCCGCACGGGCCGGCACCGACGACCACGTGCAGGTCGGCACACCGTCATCCCTGGCACATCTACGAGTACCGCTCGTCATCATCGCCGAGGTGAACGAAGGGGTATGGCCCAACCCGAAGATCCGTGGCGGCATCCTCGGGCTCGACGATCTCAGCGCTGTGCTGGCAACCGGTGAGACCGCGAGCGGTGACCCGGGCTACCACTCCCACGCCAAACGGAAGAATCTGCGCGAAGAGGGCGAACTCTTCTATACGGCGCTGACCCGGGCCGAAGAACACATCATCGTCACCGCAATCTCTGATGCCGAGAGCAATCCCTCGCCCTTCTTCGACGTGATTGCGGCGCGAACAGCGAAGGGCACTGAGGATGCAGACAGTTACGCGATCACTCACGAGGACGAACTTCTGCCGCTGTCTCTTGCGGAGATGGCCGCGCACACTCGTGCACGGCTGCTGAGGGCTGCCGCGGACCCGGGACAGAATACGCCCGTAGAGGATCTGGAGAATGTGGAGGACTGGGCTCAGCTGATGGCGGCACTGACTGCCACCAGCGCCACGGTCGAACCACCCGAACGGTGGCGCGAAACCGAAGACATCACCTCCTCCGAGCCTCTCTACACCTCCGAAGACACGGTAAGAGTGTCTCCGTCCCAAGTCGAGACCTTCACCGACTGCTCACTGCGGTGGTTCCTCACCCGCAATGGAGGAGATAGACCAGGCTCTATGGCGCAGAGCCTGGGAACGATCATCCACGCAGCGGCGGAGAACTTCCCAACGGGCCCGACCTCGGCAATCCGCGAATACGTGGACAAAGAATTCACGACGCTCGAATTCGACGCGGAGTGGGAGCGGGATCGAGAACACACCTTGGCGATGAAGATGGCTGACCGCCTCGGCGAATACATCAAGACCGCGCCTGGCGAACCCCTTGGTGTAGAAGCCCAGGTGTATGCCACCGGGGTTGATGACAAAGGCCAGGAGTGGAAGGTCACCGGGCGCGTCGATCGGCTTGAACAAACACCCGACGGCATTCGGATCGTCGACTTCAAAACCGGAAAGAACGTCGTCAAGGGCAAGGAGATGCCGCGTCACGCACAGCTCGGCGTCTATCAGGAGACGATCAATTCCGGGACCATCACCATCGGCGAAGAACAGATCATCGACGCCAAAGCGTATGGAGCCGAACTCGTGTTTCTGCGGAATTCCAAACAGACGACGAGAGAGCAGTCCGCGCTTGAGATCGATGATGATCCGGGGTGGGCCCGAGACCTCATCAACGATGTCTCCGATGGTATGCGAGCCGCCGAATTTCCAGCCCGAGTCGAACCTCAGAAGTGTCTGAGCTGTCCTGTCCGCACCTCCTGCCCGGCAATCGGGCCACAGACCTTGGAAGAGTCCTGA
- a CDS encoding TetR/AcrR family transcriptional regulator, which translates to MSSPQQRLPREQRRDQLVGVARSVFATRGYRTTSMDTIAEAAGVSKPVLYQHFASKQDLYLALIDDSAAHLESTLDAAIGSTSDPHEKVRATYRSYFEFVVSHREEFVILFNSDVYEPQAQERIRNLRDRSASRVMTALKSYTDLDDIQARMLCRTLIGTAEVVVKQLETTPQIDVDTAVSLLTQMSWGGLQSFTTK; encoded by the coding sequence ATGTCGAGTCCGCAACAGAGATTGCCCCGTGAACAGCGCCGTGACCAGTTGGTGGGGGTGGCACGTTCTGTCTTTGCGACTCGCGGATACCGGACCACCTCAATGGACACGATCGCCGAGGCGGCTGGCGTCTCAAAGCCTGTCCTCTACCAACACTTCGCGTCGAAACAAGATCTCTATCTCGCACTCATCGACGATTCCGCAGCGCATCTTGAGTCGACTCTCGATGCCGCGATCGGATCAACCTCTGATCCGCATGAAAAAGTCCGTGCCACCTATCGTTCCTACTTCGAGTTCGTTGTCTCCCACCGCGAGGAGTTCGTCATCCTCTTCAACTCCGATGTCTACGAACCGCAGGCGCAGGAGCGAATCCGCAACCTGCGAGATCGGTCTGCCTCACGTGTCATGACAGCGCTGAAGAGCTACACCGATCTCGATGACATCCAGGCCCGAATGCTGTGCCGGACTCTCATCGGCACCGCCGAGGTCGTCGTCAAACAACTCGAGACGACGCCGCAGATCGACGTTGACACCGCCGTCAGCCTGCTCACACAGATGAGTTGGGGCGGGCTCCAGTCCTTCACCACGAAGTGA
- a CDS encoding aminoglycoside phosphotransferase, producing the protein MNTKALKLAAVAATMLEGFSPTEWIPLPSLGLGIRVLLDDGQQQLVATAQTSLDRSADTGSAAEAARIYDAMYPHAGFTWPHLRAITEVEADYFGTSAPITVTLIEPLPGAPVSDQAIADVARASSLAQALATLHSAAPESISEAGFPVEDPSRFQFQILERLDQAAATGRVPADLLQHWEEEFEQVSLWRFLATPIHGAIDETSVYTDQERVLALSGIERLRVSDPAIDLAAASALIDPAAVPTFFSEYRNSRPRADEHVITRAELLAEFAVLDWLLEAVDSGDEEAIQDAGELLSSFNDVLFAKDTAEPSAAPPGPADADNDDATPGAVVLSEESESEPDAGLAAESENVIDEDTEPDETEPTDGIHRP; encoded by the coding sequence GTGAATACCAAGGCGCTCAAGTTGGCAGCTGTCGCGGCAACGATGCTCGAAGGCTTTTCCCCAACGGAATGGATCCCTCTGCCGTCACTGGGGCTGGGAATCAGAGTTCTGCTTGACGATGGCCAGCAGCAGTTGGTGGCGACGGCACAGACGAGTCTCGATCGGTCCGCAGACACCGGCTCTGCAGCCGAAGCAGCTCGGATCTACGACGCGATGTATCCGCATGCCGGATTCACCTGGCCTCATCTGCGCGCTATCACCGAGGTCGAAGCCGACTACTTCGGCACTTCTGCACCGATCACCGTGACACTTATCGAGCCATTGCCTGGTGCCCCTGTGAGCGATCAGGCAATCGCTGACGTCGCACGGGCGAGCTCGTTGGCTCAGGCTCTGGCCACCCTGCATTCGGCGGCGCCGGAATCAATTTCCGAGGCGGGGTTCCCCGTCGAAGACCCGTCTCGTTTTCAGTTTCAGATCTTGGAGCGGCTCGATCAGGCCGCGGCCACGGGCCGGGTGCCGGCGGATCTGCTCCAACATTGGGAAGAGGAGTTCGAGCAGGTCTCCCTCTGGCGCTTCCTCGCCACCCCCATCCACGGTGCGATCGACGAGACGAGTGTCTACACCGACCAGGAACGAGTGCTCGCGCTGTCGGGAATCGAGCGACTGCGCGTGTCCGATCCTGCGATCGATCTTGCCGCAGCCTCGGCGCTCATCGACCCTGCCGCTGTACCGACCTTCTTCAGCGAGTACAGAAACTCGCGACCTCGTGCAGACGAGCATGTGATCACTCGTGCCGAACTGCTGGCCGAGTTCGCAGTCCTCGACTGGCTGCTCGAGGCAGTGGATTCCGGCGACGAGGAGGCGATCCAGGACGCAGGGGAACTTCTGTCTTCGTTCAACGACGTCCTGTTCGCGAAGGACACTGCGGAGCCCAGCGCCGCTCCCCCTGGCCCGGCAGACGCAGACAACGACGACGCAACTCCAGGGGCGGTCGTGCTGTCGGAAGAGTCCGAGTCGGAGCCCGATGCTGGACTCGCGGCTGAGTCCGAAAACGTCATCGACGAGGATACTGAACCGGACGAAACTGAACCGACCGATGGCATTCATCGCCCATGA
- the nudC gene encoding NAD(+) diphosphatase, with protein sequence MKPLPPVKPISLARHGIDRDHLARGQDGDLQELWASGAKPVFEHRGALLVAAGGLFISDSVMVPGQQTEIYLGRDDEGVRYIGVSLDDSGRSQLDSSLATSRARDATDLLTAPGEGIDSAEPVWLPLRQLAESLDDVQVSLACEIVGLGNWHRAHQFSPRTGRPTRPARGGWVRTDPDNGSEHFPRTDPAVIVLIINTDEAGVERVLLGNNAAWEADRYSLLAGFVEPGETLEHAVIREVFEEAHVEVANPQYLGSQPWPFPCSLMLGFSAEAPSLEFAADKAEIATLTWFTREELRAAIERGAVRAPGLVSIAGQLLYSWLDSI encoded by the coding sequence ATGAAGCCACTGCCACCCGTGAAACCGATCAGTCTGGCCCGCCATGGAATCGATCGCGACCATCTCGCTCGTGGTCAGGACGGTGACCTGCAGGAACTGTGGGCCAGCGGAGCAAAACCCGTGTTCGAGCATCGTGGGGCACTCCTCGTGGCGGCGGGGGGCCTGTTTATCAGTGATTCAGTCATGGTGCCCGGCCAGCAGACCGAAATCTACCTCGGCCGTGACGACGAAGGTGTCCGGTACATCGGGGTCTCCCTTGATGATTCTGGTCGAAGTCAGCTCGACTCGTCGCTGGCGACCTCCCGTGCCCGCGACGCCACGGACCTGCTGACCGCACCGGGGGAGGGCATCGACAGCGCCGAACCAGTATGGTTGCCGCTGCGTCAGCTGGCAGAGTCTCTCGACGACGTGCAGGTGTCCCTGGCGTGCGAGATCGTTGGCCTGGGCAATTGGCACAGAGCCCACCAGTTCTCGCCCCGCACCGGACGACCGACTCGTCCCGCCCGGGGAGGCTGGGTGAGAACGGATCCGGACAACGGCAGCGAACACTTCCCCCGCACGGACCCGGCCGTCATCGTCCTCATCATCAACACGGACGAGGCCGGGGTCGAAAGGGTGCTGTTGGGCAACAATGCCGCGTGGGAAGCTGACCGGTACTCTCTGCTGGCCGGATTCGTCGAACCCGGTGAGACCCTGGAACACGCAGTCATTCGCGAGGTGTTCGAAGAGGCTCATGTCGAAGTAGCGAACCCGCAGTACCTCGGGTCCCAACCCTGGCCGTTCCCGTGCTCACTCATGCTCGGCTTCTCAGCTGAGGCACCGAGTCTCGAATTCGCTGCCGATAAGGCTGAGATCGCCACCTTGACCTGGTTCACCCGGGAGGAACTGCGCGCGGCCATCGAACGTGGCGCGGTCCGGGCCCCCGGACTCGTATCGATTGCCGGTCAGCTCCTCTACAGCTGGTTGGACAGCATTTGA
- a CDS encoding ATP-dependent DNA helicase, whose product MRFTAEQLARLTAADPAQAFPPSEEQRIIIEADPQQPMKVTAGAGSGKTTVISQRVVWLVANGFVAPEEILGLTFTRKAVGELGARIRVLLARLRHSLGLGADTSLPGLDNPTVSTYNSYAASIVSEHGVSIGIEPETVLLDDAAAHTIAGSIIDSTSTEEIPGDFARETMITDIISLAAAMNDHGRDVDEVTDYLDQCLQALVSSKGKPVDPNGRRAKLEAKIKTAKLADAYMRAKRRNLAMDFSDQVRFAQRILDEVPAARSAEQQRWSIVLLDEFQDTSVAQLKLLRDLFQSKAVTAVGDPRQAIYGWRGASADNMIRFSADFDNVAALTLSTSWRNDHTILKVANRTADGLTGSQEKPLSARAGAGDGGVAIDISSGAHDPDFLTVGLRSLTEWVATLPTGSSTAVLCRKRAHFAPVAAALETAGYAVHVHGSSGLLSDPYVADLRAVLTAAVDPMAGDSLMRLISGRLLGLGATDIAALQAFTRKQNDSRLTEFRGESPDGTGVVPEAIDQPTIVEGLDELVDLSDALAGSANIAGARAMVNNFRNSGLSSMALDRLVRLARALRYVRSGSGTIASIIRTAMTETGVDSDIWGLSDSLRNLHRSAIDSFLSAASQYSATDDQPSVPGFLEWLSLMEAKDALSVAEPNSASDAIDIMTVHASKGLEFDAVAVPSLVVKDFPTEPRDKEGWMERTALPYPLRGDRAHLVDYDLRTADFDTKKALDEWVGEFIKPAIADAHEEEERRLAYVAFTRAKHYLWLGAELVGARANPDAPSPFLTEAIEVLERDVDMPEPAEESAEDRVETSIWPVPRTDRVSTARQAAEWVSSAAPAGLDELAQKPGLVGEYARQALRISSRPGTGNTGSVPDRLSATALVSWRRDPQQFITQTLRPIPNPPSRAAEIGTTFHSWVEQHFGQASIDIDDEQQVQAIDRTTIERLQQTFICSEFASRHADHIEMSFELVLGRFRVPGKIDAVFITGDHAEVVDWKTSKQPEEKTLEVMKWQLALYRFAIQRVHPEITEVTGTFYFVGSDDIVRFTALPEEVEIIAWLEANDSTWGGEVVRAERKI is encoded by the coding sequence ATGCGCTTCACCGCAGAACAACTGGCCCGCTTAACCGCCGCCGACCCTGCCCAGGCATTCCCGCCGAGCGAAGAGCAGCGAATCATCATCGAAGCCGACCCTCAACAGCCGATGAAGGTCACTGCCGGCGCCGGCTCGGGCAAGACGACGGTGATCTCCCAGCGGGTCGTGTGGCTCGTGGCCAATGGCTTCGTCGCGCCTGAGGAGATCTTGGGGCTCACCTTCACCCGGAAGGCCGTGGGCGAACTGGGCGCTCGGATCAGGGTGCTTTTGGCCCGTCTGCGCCACAGTCTTGGACTGGGCGCCGACACGAGCCTTCCGGGTCTCGACAATCCCACGGTCTCGACCTATAACTCCTATGCGGCCTCGATCGTCAGCGAGCACGGAGTCAGCATCGGCATCGAACCCGAGACAGTGCTGCTTGATGACGCCGCTGCTCATACGATCGCCGGCTCGATCATCGACTCAACCTCAACAGAGGAGATCCCCGGCGACTTCGCACGAGAGACGATGATCACAGACATCATTTCGCTGGCAGCAGCGATGAACGACCACGGTCGCGACGTCGACGAGGTCACGGACTACCTTGACCAGTGCCTGCAGGCATTGGTCTCAAGCAAGGGCAAGCCCGTCGATCCCAACGGTCGGCGTGCCAAGCTCGAAGCCAAGATCAAGACAGCGAAACTGGCCGACGCATACATGAGGGCCAAACGGCGCAACTTGGCCATGGACTTCTCGGACCAGGTTCGCTTCGCCCAGCGCATCCTCGACGAAGTGCCGGCCGCCCGCAGTGCTGAACAGCAGCGGTGGTCAATCGTTCTCCTCGATGAGTTCCAGGACACGTCGGTTGCTCAACTGAAACTGCTGCGCGATCTGTTCCAATCCAAAGCGGTGACAGCTGTAGGCGATCCCAGACAGGCCATCTACGGGTGGCGCGGCGCAAGTGCCGACAACATGATCCGCTTCTCCGCGGACTTCGACAACGTGGCGGCGCTGACGCTGAGCACCAGTTGGCGCAACGACCACACAATTCTGAAGGTCGCCAACCGGACAGCGGACGGATTGACCGGTAGCCAGGAAAAGCCGCTGTCGGCTCGGGCAGGCGCAGGAGATGGTGGCGTGGCCATCGACATCAGCTCGGGAGCACATGATCCGGACTTCCTCACCGTCGGACTCAGGTCACTGACAGAATGGGTCGCCACGCTTCCCACAGGGTCATCGACCGCAGTCCTGTGCCGCAAACGTGCCCATTTCGCGCCGGTTGCCGCGGCGCTGGAGACTGCGGGCTACGCCGTTCACGTGCATGGCTCATCGGGTCTCCTGAGTGACCCCTACGTCGCCGATCTGCGAGCAGTGCTCACTGCCGCCGTTGACCCGATGGCCGGGGACAGTCTGATGCGGCTGATCAGCGGACGTCTGCTGGGCCTCGGCGCCACAGACATCGCCGCTCTGCAGGCATTCACCCGGAAGCAGAACGATTCAAGACTGACCGAGTTCAGGGGAGAGAGCCCTGACGGTACCGGAGTCGTGCCCGAAGCCATCGACCAGCCGACGATCGTCGAGGGCCTTGACGAACTCGTCGACCTCTCCGACGCACTCGCAGGGTCGGCAAACATCGCTGGCGCACGGGCGATGGTGAATAACTTCCGGAATTCGGGCCTGAGCTCGATGGCGCTTGACCGACTGGTGAGGTTGGCACGGGCTCTGCGTTATGTCCGTTCCGGTTCCGGGACCATCGCTTCGATCATCCGTACCGCGATGACCGAAACCGGAGTTGACTCCGACATCTGGGGGCTGAGCGATTCGCTGCGTAACCTTCACCGCTCAGCGATCGACTCCTTCCTGTCCGCAGCCAGCCAGTACTCGGCAACCGACGACCAGCCGTCGGTGCCGGGTTTCCTGGAGTGGCTGTCCCTGATGGAGGCGAAGGACGCACTGAGCGTGGCCGAGCCGAATTCGGCCTCCGACGCGATCGACATCATGACGGTCCACGCCTCGAAGGGCCTGGAGTTCGACGCAGTCGCTGTGCCGTCGCTGGTGGTCAAGGACTTCCCGACGGAACCGCGGGACAAAGAAGGGTGGATGGAGAGAACAGCTCTGCCGTACCCGCTGCGGGGCGACCGTGCACATCTGGTTGACTATGATCTTCGCACCGCCGACTTCGACACAAAGAAGGCACTCGACGAATGGGTCGGCGAATTCATCAAACCAGCTATCGCCGATGCGCATGAGGAAGAAGAACGGCGCCTTGCCTACGTGGCGTTCACCCGCGCCAAGCACTACCTGTGGTTGGGAGCGGAGCTGGTGGGAGCCAGAGCCAACCCCGACGCGCCATCCCCGTTCCTGACCGAGGCGATCGAGGTGCTGGAACGCGATGTCGATATGCCTGAACCTGCCGAGGAGTCCGCTGAGGACCGTGTCGAGACAAGCATCTGGCCCGTACCGCGAACAGATCGTGTGTCCACGGCTCGACAGGCGGCTGAATGGGTCAGTTCTGCTGCACCAGCGGGCCTTGACGAGCTGGCGCAGAAGCCGGGCCTCGTGGGCGAGTACGCCCGACAGGCACTGCGGATCAGCAGCCGCCCAGGCACAGGCAACACCGGAAGCGTCCCGGATCGGCTGTCGGCGACGGCTCTTGTTTCGTGGCGCAGAGACCCACAGCAGTTCATCACCCAGACACTGCGCCCCATTCCGAATCCGCCGAGCCGAGCCGCAGAGATCGGGACCACTTTCCACTCCTGGGTCGAGCAGCATTTCGGGCAGGCGAGCATCGACATTGATGACGAACAGCAGGTCCAGGCCATCGACAGAACGACGATCGAGCGTCTGCAGCAGACATTCATCTGCTCCGAGTTCGCGAGCAGGCACGCCGACCACATCGAGATGTCATTCGAACTCGTCCTTGGGCGGTTCAGAGTTCCCGGCAAGATCGATGCGGTCTTCATCACAGGCGATCACGCTGAAGTCGTCGATTGGAAGACCTCGAAACAGCCAGAGGAGAAGACGCTTGAGGTGATGAAGTGGCAGCTGGCTCTCTACCGCTTCGCCATCCAGCGGGTACATCCCGAGATCACCGAGGTGACGGGAACCTTCTACTTCGTTGGCAGCGACGACATCGTGAGGTTCACTGCGCTGCCGGAGGAAGTCGAGATCATCGCGTGGTTGGAGGCCAATGACAGCACATGGGGCGGTGAAGTGGTCCGAGCGGAGAGAAAGATCTGA